In the genome of Echinimonas agarilytica, one region contains:
- a CDS encoding sulfatase-like hydrolase/transferase, with translation MPHTPHTPPERLLKKYQDPSRPESIAKYYAMIEWFDETNGQLFDYLEQKGLKENTLIVYVSDNGWVTNPTMAERFLPKSKQSPNESGVRTPIMYSLPSKFVPQMRAELTSSIDIVPTILAAAGVEVPEELPGENLYQQMVSETPIERDTIFGEGFAHDMDDLNVPESTLLYRWVIEGDWKLIVSYDGKNVSYQKYHNDFWWRRVFTTLESTSMSRTMLLRNIPR, from the coding sequence ATGCCTCATACGCCTCACACGCCGCCAGAGCGTTTATTGAAGAAGTATCAAGATCCGTCTCGCCCTGAATCCATTGCCAAATACTATGCAATGATCGAGTGGTTTGACGAAACCAATGGCCAACTTTTTGATTATCTAGAACAAAAAGGTCTCAAAGAGAACACCTTGATTGTTTATGTTTCTGACAACGGTTGGGTGACAAACCCAACGATGGCCGAGCGATTTTTGCCAAAGTCGAAGCAAAGTCCAAACGAAAGCGGTGTCAGAACGCCAATCATGTATTCGTTACCAAGTAAATTTGTGCCGCAAATGCGCGCAGAGCTAACCAGCAGTATTGATATAGTACCGACTATTTTGGCTGCCGCGGGTGTCGAAGTACCTGAGGAATTACCGGGCGAAAACTTGTATCAGCAAATGGTGAGTGAAACGCCAATTGAACGAGATACGATTTTCGGTGAAGGATTTGCCCATGATATGGATGATTTGAACGTTCCAGAGTCAACTTTGCTGTATCGCTGGGTCATCGAAGGTGATTGGAAACTCATCGTGAGTTACGACGGCAAAAATGTAAGCTATCAGAAGTATCACAATGACTTTTGGTGGCGCCGCGTCTTTACAACATTGGAATCGACGAGCATGAGCAGAACGATGTTGCTGCGCAACATCCCGAGATAG